Proteins encoded in a region of the Haloarcula sp. CBA1129 genome:
- a CDS encoding restriction endonuclease subunit S, translated as MSDDASQQASLDEIVDEHSGESSETVDAGKIQEIDDSPVEGWDLRRLGEIISLEYGENLTEDERDGGKYPVYGSNGQVGSHSEAYVDRPGIIVGRKGSIGELKFSEKPFYPIDTTYYISQEETDENLRFVYYLLENVQLSRLNAASAVPGLNRNDAYSLKGLIPPLEEQRKIASILYNVEQAIQKTDEIASQTKRVKKGAMQDLFTEGYYDHDEFVDTRAGKIPASWDVDKIKNRTELISGAHVKSDLVYEDDSLTPYLTGPDDFDEFGFTVTKYTNEPTKFCEPDDTLVTVKGSGCGKSTFANQRACISRQLKALRPKSGLDPLYLFYFMKTKQNYLETLAEGSAIPGLSNSHLVALDIPIPSTEEQQKIAETLREFDHQVEANNRYKSQLKRLKRGLMRELLTGEVRTNNRDINVLPEVETHG; from the coding sequence ATGAGTGACGACGCAAGCCAGCAGGCAAGTCTCGATGAGATCGTGGATGAACACTCTGGAGAGTCAAGCGAAACAGTAGATGCCGGTAAAATCCAAGAAATAGACGATTCACCTGTTGAGGGTTGGGATCTACGCCGGCTGGGGGAGATAATATCACTAGAGTACGGCGAGAACCTTACAGAAGACGAGCGGGATGGGGGAAAATATCCGGTATACGGCTCTAATGGGCAGGTCGGTAGTCATTCAGAAGCGTACGTTGATCGTCCTGGAATAATAGTCGGCCGGAAGGGATCAATTGGTGAATTGAAATTTTCTGAGAAACCCTTCTATCCGATCGATACGACTTATTACATTAGCCAGGAAGAGACAGACGAAAATCTTCGGTTCGTATATTATCTCCTTGAAAACGTACAATTGAGTAGACTAAACGCGGCCTCAGCAGTCCCTGGGCTAAACAGAAATGACGCATACAGTCTAAAAGGACTGATTCCACCACTGGAGGAGCAGCGTAAGATAGCAAGTATCCTCTATAACGTCGAGCAAGCGATACAGAAGACGGATGAAATAGCCTCTCAGACTAAACGAGTGAAAAAAGGAGCTATGCAAGACTTATTCACAGAAGGATACTATGACCACGATGAATTTGTAGATACCAGAGCCGGAAAGATACCTGCATCGTGGGATGTGGATAAAATAAAGAATCGTACAGAACTCATCTCTGGAGCTCACGTTAAGTCTGATTTAGTTTATGAGGATGATTCCCTCACTCCCTATCTCACAGGACCTGATGATTTTGATGAATTTGGCTTTACTGTAACAAAATACACGAACGAGCCGACCAAATTCTGCGAACCAGACGATACATTAGTGACTGTGAAAGGTTCTGGATGTGGTAAATCCACATTTGCAAACCAACGTGCTTGTATTAGCCGACAGCTGAAGGCCCTTCGCCCCAAGAGCGGATTGGATCCTCTATATCTGTTCTACTTCATGAAAACGAAGCAGAATTATCTTGAAACTCTCGCTGAAGGCTCAGCTATACCGGGTTTATCTAATTCCCATTTGGTAGCCTTGGATATACCTATTCCGAGCACAGAAGAACAGCAGAAAATAGCGGAAACTCTTCGAGAATTCGATCATCAAGTTGAAGCTAATAACAGATACAAATCGCAGCTTAAACGCCTTAAGCGCGGTCTGATGCGAGAGCTTCTCACCGGTGAAGTACGTACTAATAACCGCGATATTAACGTGCTTCCAGAGGTAGAAACCCATGGATAG
- a CDS encoding class I SAM-dependent DNA methyltransferase, whose amino-acid sequence MKDDDGIDKTEYREFLLPLIFYKAANDTYRDEYEDAVTDFGEEIANEDPAFYRLQIPDGYLWEDLLATNKRVDETLNQALEEFEELNQDLGLSFEVDYLSFETDESTLKTLLQELDAVNISVENVDYNAVSDAYMALIRRFAKEEDRDAGEFYQPEEVIEMVVRMLSPFENGDSFYDPTTGSGDMLVGVASHYRDEGKEPNKLTFVGQESIKGMTEAANLNFFLNDIEAEIEAADPLDDPMRTSGGSLREFDYVLTNFPYSEDWNKSALKDDTRFGYVDKDPRKNRADYAYILHMFSSLNETGQLATLAPQGVLFRDGESPFREFLINEDLVEAVINLPKKLFGEDTGIAPTILFLNKDKPEKRDKEVLFLNTAHEDFYRELDNENQLTPEGVDRAVEIFNEWESEERKSRVVDVEEIEETDYNLNLALYVDTTEPEEDLDTVAEAQQLAKLETELSEIRDRMKHDLRELYGEGVNQYE is encoded by the coding sequence ATGAAAGATGACGACGGGATAGACAAGACTGAATATAGAGAGTTTCTACTCCCACTCATCTTTTATAAAGCAGCTAATGATACCTATCGGGACGAGTATGAGGATGCTGTCACAGACTTTGGCGAAGAGATAGCAAATGAGGATCCTGCCTTCTATCGGCTTCAAATCCCCGACGGCTATCTCTGGGAAGATCTACTGGCTACAAATAAGCGAGTTGATGAGACTCTTAATCAAGCACTTGAGGAGTTCGAAGAACTGAATCAGGACCTTGGGCTATCTTTTGAAGTCGACTATCTATCATTTGAAACCGATGAGTCAACGTTAAAAACGCTGTTACAAGAATTAGACGCGGTTAATATCAGTGTCGAGAATGTTGATTATAACGCTGTCTCAGACGCGTATATGGCGCTAATTCGGAGATTTGCAAAGGAAGAAGATCGAGATGCCGGCGAGTTCTATCAACCTGAAGAAGTAATTGAGATGGTCGTCCGGATGTTGTCCCCGTTCGAAAATGGCGACTCGTTCTACGACCCGACTACAGGCTCTGGAGATATGCTTGTCGGTGTGGCAAGCCACTATCGAGACGAAGGTAAAGAACCTAATAAACTGACTTTTGTCGGCCAAGAGTCAATAAAAGGGATGACTGAGGCTGCGAATCTCAACTTCTTTTTGAACGATATTGAAGCAGAGATTGAAGCAGCAGATCCGCTGGATGATCCGATGCGAACAAGCGGCGGATCGCTGCGCGAGTTTGATTATGTCCTTACCAACTTTCCCTACTCCGAGGATTGGAATAAGTCCGCACTGAAGGATGACACTAGATTCGGTTATGTCGACAAAGACCCACGCAAGAACCGCGCGGATTACGCTTACATCTTGCATATGTTCAGTAGTCTGAACGAGACGGGACAGCTAGCTACGCTAGCACCGCAGGGTGTCCTCTTCAGAGATGGCGAGTCCCCATTCCGAGAGTTTCTGATCAACGAGGACCTCGTCGAAGCAGTGATCAATCTACCGAAAAAATTATTTGGCGAAGATACGGGCATCGCTCCGACCATTCTTTTCCTGAATAAAGACAAACCCGAAAAGCGTGATAAGGAAGTACTGTTCCTCAATACCGCACACGAGGATTTCTACCGAGAACTCGATAACGAAAATCAGCTAACTCCAGAAGGTGTCGATAGAGCAGTTGAGATATTCAACGAGTGGGAGTCAGAAGAACGCAAATCGAGGGTAGTCGATGTCGAGGAAATAGAAGAAACGGACTATAATCTCAATCTTGCTCTCTACGTAGATACCACAGAACCAGAGGAGGACCTCGATACAGTAGCCGAGGCACAACAGTTAGCCAAACTCGAAACCGAACTCTCGGAGATACGCGACCGGATGAAGCACGATCTCCGGGAGCTGTATGGCGAGGGAGTAAACCAGTATGAGTGA
- a CDS encoding type I restriction endonuclease subunit R produces MSDTSPEPVETPSETGVEIDVLQWLDEMGWETYGKDGGYGATVLDQQYDRDLSEVVYWDILKEQLIALNEKMDEREADRFLNSLQRELRTENLVAANEKFTQLLRNGKKHTYDDGETEYITLVDFQDLDTNRWTAANQFRVHREKAIRPDVVCFVNGIPLVVWELKSATQGNTYQDAITDLVSYQDDVPRLFVPVLFNVAADDLEFRYGSVNAPAEHYYPWRDDDTDLGNDLKEAVFALFQKQVLADLLDRYVFYEEAAGGDLKIVPRYMQYYATEAILDRVEDPDNNSGLVWHTQGSGKSYTMVFAAWNLLERSFLDNPQVLLVVDTDKLRTQMENTLSNIEFPRFEVAESMDHLQELLEEGSSKLVLTTIQMFEDVDAEVQTNDETVVFVDEAHRYMEKDLGISLQAAIPDAQHFGFTGTPVREEERDTFDNYSPEGEETLHQYSIKDGIDDGVVLPVHFDVRQQEWEIDESALDEEFERSFADLDVEEKSEIIRKHVTRSELAELRPRVENVVLDIVDHYEEKVEPNGWKSMVVTPTRRAAALYGEELQKLRDPEDIEVLVTSQGDDEKLIQKFHTTKEQRESIVQRFKNPDEYEDDPKILVVCDMLLTGFDAPLLKTMYLDRNLKNHNLLQAIARTNRPADGKVNGEIVDYAGVFASGNIEDALEYDAETRNHAAKDVDELLDDFEDLLAETMNIFEDVEKVDSQEAVNNAVALANEHRAEFEDNYARLQDMYESIAPDKRLETRGLRDPYQWLNRIHLAYRRSQRDPDPEEDVREKTLEIIEENVDVGEIKNNTPIYKISEEHLEKVQDLEPKAKATEIAHATQDHLQGRRTTNPRYQRISQRVEQLVNDWRSGELEAPEVAEELEEAEKEALAVGEQRDKLDMSETEFAVYSALTDSYDVADDEAATIAANILDGFEEIDTGFDGWHMSDRVRKEIRQTVIRTLVGEHDRKDLYDKEGLVREIVEYLIRNEQAEPDESAPTGG; encoded by the coding sequence ATGAGTGACACCAGTCCCGAACCCGTCGAAACGCCCAGCGAAACCGGCGTCGAGATCGATGTCCTCCAGTGGCTCGACGAGATGGGCTGGGAGACGTACGGGAAAGACGGCGGCTACGGCGCAACCGTCTTAGACCAGCAGTACGACCGCGATCTGTCCGAGGTCGTCTACTGGGACATCCTCAAAGAGCAGCTCATCGCGCTGAACGAGAAGATGGATGAGAGGGAGGCCGACCGCTTTCTCAACTCGTTGCAGCGGGAACTTCGGACCGAGAACCTCGTCGCGGCCAACGAGAAATTCACCCAGCTCCTCAGAAACGGGAAGAAGCACACCTACGACGACGGGGAGACCGAATACATCACTCTCGTCGATTTCCAGGATCTCGACACAAATCGGTGGACCGCGGCCAACCAGTTCCGCGTCCACCGGGAGAAGGCGATCCGTCCCGACGTCGTCTGTTTCGTCAACGGCATCCCGCTCGTCGTCTGGGAACTCAAGTCGGCTACCCAGGGGAACACCTACCAAGACGCGATCACGGACCTCGTTTCGTATCAGGACGATGTGCCCCGGCTCTTCGTCCCGGTGCTGTTCAACGTCGCTGCCGACGACCTCGAGTTCAGGTATGGCTCCGTGAACGCGCCGGCGGAGCACTACTACCCCTGGCGCGATGACGACACGGACCTCGGCAACGACCTCAAAGAGGCGGTCTTCGCGCTCTTCCAGAAGCAGGTGCTGGCGGATCTCCTCGACAGGTACGTATTCTACGAGGAGGCGGCCGGCGGCGATCTCAAGATCGTGCCGCGATACATGCAGTACTACGCGACCGAGGCGATCCTCGACCGCGTCGAGGATCCGGACAATAATAGCGGGCTCGTCTGGCACACTCAAGGGAGCGGAAAGTCGTATACGATGGTCTTCGCGGCCTGGAACCTGCTGGAGCGGAGCTTCCTCGACAATCCGCAGGTCCTTCTCGTCGTAGACACCGACAAGCTCAGGACCCAAATGGAGAACACTCTCTCTAACATCGAGTTCCCGCGGTTCGAGGTCGCGGAGAGTATGGATCACCTGCAGGAGCTGCTCGAAGAGGGCAGCAGCAAGCTCGTGCTCACCACGATCCAGATGTTTGAGGACGTCGACGCCGAGGTCCAGACGAACGATGAAACCGTCGTGTTCGTCGACGAGGCCCACCGGTATATGGAGAAAGACCTCGGGATAAGCCTCCAGGCGGCCATCCCCGACGCCCAGCACTTCGGCTTCACTGGTACGCCCGTCCGAGAAGAGGAGCGAGACACCTTCGACAACTATTCGCCAGAAGGAGAGGAGACGCTTCACCAGTATTCGATCAAGGACGGGATCGACGACGGCGTCGTTCTCCCGGTGCATTTCGACGTGCGACAGCAGGAGTGGGAGATCGACGAATCCGCGCTCGACGAAGAGTTCGAACGCTCCTTCGCTGATCTCGACGTCGAGGAGAAAAGCGAGATCATCCGCAAGCACGTCACGCGCTCCGAACTCGCAGAGCTACGGCCGCGCGTCGAGAACGTCGTACTCGATATCGTTGACCACTACGAGGAGAAGGTCGAGCCCAACGGCTGGAAATCGATGGTCGTCACACCAACCCGTCGCGCGGCGGCGCTGTACGGCGAGGAACTCCAGAAGCTCCGCGACCCCGAGGATATCGAGGTCCTCGTGACCTCGCAGGGTGACGACGAGAAGCTCATTCAGAAGTTCCACACGACGAAAGAACAGCGGGAGTCGATCGTCCAGCGGTTCAAGAACCCGGACGAATACGAGGACGACCCGAAGATCCTCGTCGTCTGTGATATGCTCCTCACGGGCTTCGACGCCCCGCTCCTGAAGACGATGTATCTCGACCGGAATCTCAAGAATCACAATCTCCTCCAAGCGATCGCCCGCACCAATCGGCCCGCCGACGGCAAGGTGAACGGCGAGATCGTCGATTACGCGGGAGTCTTTGCGAGCGGCAACATCGAAGACGCACTCGAGTACGACGCCGAAACGCGCAACCACGCAGCGAAGGACGTCGACGAACTCCTCGACGACTTCGAGGACCTCCTCGCAGAGACGATGAATATCTTCGAGGACGTCGAGAAGGTCGACAGCCAGGAGGCAGTGAACAACGCCGTTGCGCTCGCGAACGAACACAGGGCGGAATTCGAAGACAACTACGCCCGATTGCAGGACATGTACGAGTCGATCGCCCCCGACAAACGGCTGGAGACACGGGGACTGCGGGACCCGTATCAGTGGCTCAACCGGATCCACCTTGCCTACAGGCGGAGTCAGCGCGACCCGGACCCCGAAGAGGACGTGCGGGAGAAGACGCTGGAGATCATCGAAGAGAACGTCGACGTCGGCGAAATCAAGAACAATACGCCGATCTACAAGATCAGCGAAGAGCACCTCGAGAAGGTCCAGGACCTGGAGCCGAAGGCGAAGGCCACCGAGATCGCCCATGCCACGCAGGACCACCTGCAGGGCCGCCGAACCACGAATCCCCGGTACCAGCGCATTAGTCAGCGCGTCGAGCAGCTGGTGAACGATTGGCGGTCGGGTGAACTGGAGGCACCGGAAGTCGCAGAAGAACTCGAAGAGGCCGAGAAAGAGGCTCTCGCTGTTGGTGAGCAACGGGACAAACTCGATATGTCCGAGACGGAGTTTGCAGTCTACTCCGCTCTCACGGACAGCTACGATGTTGCGGATGATGAAGCCGCTACGATTGCTGCGAACATCCTCGACGGCTTCGAGGAGATCGATACCGGCTTCGACGGCTGGCATATGAGTGACCGTGTTCGGAAGGAGATCCGCCAGACGGTGATTCGCACACTGGTGGGCGAGCACGACCGGAAGGACCTCTACGACAAAGAAGGGCTAGTCAGAGAGATTGTCGAGTACCTGATCCGCAACGAACAGGCCGAGCCCGACGAGTCTGCACCAACGGGAGGGTAA
- a CDS encoding M48 family metallopeptidase, whose protein sequence is MGVGNTRATAKIEIAGEQIEYRVVESADATQPRIDVDIHEVKVVIPEDGAVDPHEFVRENTDWLARKWRKYDEYRDRAPDRTFEPGETFPYQGDDHTLRVRDVDEHEITDEEIVLAKYAVQESSIQDELEALFREQARTLFEEVAAEHADEMGVEYEGLAVRNQRTRWGSCSPKQNLSFNWRLIMAPPEIAEYVVVHELVHLREQNHTNRFWRIVREQLPDYRERANWLEEHSVDLIFTEADL, encoded by the coding sequence ATGGGTGTGGGCAATACGAGGGCCACAGCTAAAATCGAGATCGCCGGCGAACAGATCGAGTATCGGGTGGTCGAGAGCGCTGACGCGACCCAACCCCGGATCGACGTCGACATTCACGAGGTCAAAGTGGTCATCCCGGAGGATGGCGCCGTCGACCCGCACGAATTCGTTCGCGAGAACACCGACTGGCTCGCTCGGAAATGGCGCAAGTACGACGAGTACCGTGACCGTGCCCCGGACAGGACGTTTGAACCCGGCGAGACGTTCCCGTACCAAGGTGACGACCACACTCTTCGCGTCCGGGACGTGGATGAACACGAAATCACCGACGAGGAGATCGTTCTGGCCAAATATGCCGTCCAGGAGTCATCCATCCAAGACGAGTTAGAGGCGCTCTTTCGAGAGCAGGCCCGGACACTCTTCGAGGAAGTAGCAGCGGAGCACGCCGACGAAATGGGTGTTGAGTACGAGGGGCTGGCCGTACGGAACCAGCGAACGCGATGGGGAAGCTGCTCCCCAAAACAGAACCTGAGCTTCAACTGGCGACTCATTATGGCGCCGCCAGAGATCGCAGAGTACGTCGTCGTACACGAACTCGTCCACCTACGGGAGCAGAATCACACCAACCGCTTCTGGCGTATCGTCCGCGAGCAGCTCCCGGATTACCGCGAACGGGCCAACTGGTTAGAAGAGCACAGTGTAGACCTCATCTTTACCGAGGCCGATCTGTAG
- a CDS encoding transcription factor, which translates to MEIVSTMGSGSLGRELDLDVFVDALQEAVDHDVAANFSGSGMVTVRLDPDGAAYQFYRTGTIQIRGAKTEADLGAAQSRLLDLLDEIGLEVPDYSFEQRTAVFMETFDRSIDLERLVLKLGLEQTEYEPEQFPALIYRPPELDVTLLVFSSGKIIIGGTMSEATAREAVERLASHLD; encoded by the coding sequence ATGGAGATTGTTAGTACGATGGGCTCAGGCTCGCTCGGTCGTGAGCTTGATCTCGATGTCTTTGTCGACGCTCTACAGGAGGCTGTAGACCACGACGTCGCAGCGAATTTCAGCGGGTCTGGAATGGTTACTGTCCGGCTTGATCCGGATGGCGCTGCGTATCAATTCTATCGGACCGGCACTATCCAAATTAGAGGGGCAAAGACCGAAGCGGATCTTGGGGCAGCACAGAGTCGGTTACTTGACCTGCTGGATGAGATTGGGCTCGAGGTTCCTGATTACTCCTTTGAGCAACGAACGGCCGTCTTTATGGAGACATTTGATCGGAGTATCGACTTAGAACGGCTAGTACTCAAGCTCGGCCTCGAGCAAACTGAATACGAACCGGAACAGTTCCCTGCCCTGATTTACCGACCGCCAGAACTTGACGTCACGCTCCTCGTATTCTCCAGCGGAAAGATCATCATCGGCGGGACGATGTCTGAAGCGACAGCGCGAGAGGCGGTCGAGCGTCTGGCCTCCCATCTTGACTAA
- a CDS encoding TATA-box-binding protein codes for MTELEVANVVGMITYQQELDLAALAETFDERDEITDVTYEPADNHWLQTRFAPDDTYVAFYRTGRCSIAGCRSIDHFETMVDRVNAVMRELLEFEYEPAAEISNIVATSDLGSPIPLELLTIELGMDAVEYEPEQFPGLMYRGADYVILVFASGKLLCTGLTDLEAVSEAVDNLGRRIQAVV; via the coding sequence GTGACGGAGCTCGAGGTCGCCAATGTCGTCGGGATGATCACCTATCAGCAGGAACTCGACCTCGCGGCGCTTGCTGAGACGTTCGACGAGCGGGACGAAATCACGGATGTCACCTACGAACCGGCCGACAACCACTGGTTACAGACGCGCTTTGCCCCCGACGACACATACGTCGCCTTTTATCGGACCGGGCGCTGTTCGATCGCTGGCTGTCGGTCCATCGATCACTTCGAAACGATGGTCGACCGTGTAAATGCGGTCATGCGTGAGCTGTTGGAATTCGAGTACGAGCCGGCGGCTGAAATCAGTAATATCGTGGCGACGAGCGACCTCGGCTCGCCGATTCCGCTGGAACTGCTCACTATTGAGCTGGGGATGGACGCCGTCGAATACGAGCCGGAGCAGTTCCCAGGACTGATGTATCGTGGGGCGGACTACGTGATCCTCGTCTTCGCGAGCGGGAAGCTCCTGTGTACCGGACTCACCGATCTTGAGGCTGTCTCCGAAGCGGTCGACAATCTCGGAAGACGAATTCAAGCCGTCGTCTGA
- a CDS encoding PD-(D/E)XK nuclease family protein, producing the protein MVEDRWVASHEPLRLRAETLDAVVRDWYEDLQGPVQPLPGQLNRRLAEYALDRTTAETDGALAGEPASAALADSFSSRFSLFDDAGVGTADALVAEFEGSELDGRIAKATVDAYRHYRDLHGDYVDEWVCTRGEMFDAVETAEQSLSAFSPELDVVILSGYHEFRPVERRLIERLVDELPMIALLPLHQDGRSGVDAVAEDALEVYDALDFETVELEPVDESGRAFGTITESLYRPDPDTVPAPDTLRWRELPTPEREIRFVARELRTELANGRDPDDLAVVVPGTEAYSGYVEDTFDTFDIPHVTTAASQLNRTFTGSVVHDLLNLAEPDPRAEDLTSLLANPLVDVVDTDQANAVTAAARRRDTVSVSPLLEDVDDEAAALIEELLATLEPLRTEDIEGATETLRRLLDDRFDLEGATEDYASGTEQAVEQRAYDLVDEVLSSFESLAAVNSDLSPLALFTRAFDGVPIRVPQRAAGGHVEVMGLLDARMRSFEKVFLVGLTSEHFPVTPERPAFFEEMTDAHPRFDTGDERLRGRYLFATLLANVDELTITTPETGDDESAVVRSPVLDELQRVTGIEPEDGVDDRVGSREDLQRHVAATTNRRAAVSRAGDRGDLSPEQTKRTDRGLHCADNRGTAGLSEHDGVLEPETVAEVYPPSEREPYSASRIERYVECGFKFYADEVLGIEDPDDVEVVPTPLETGSYVHDVFERFFADLQDETEDGVDLTEFDRNDLAIHLREIAVEELRDADFEYEGLFYERWKAELFAGLSDGESAPYQAGSKPHDAPEQGLFATFLDNELSRDGADRPHLFEAPFGEGLPDSDAGPFTVERPDGSTVSIRGYIDRVDVSRDGEQPTLTLYDYKTGRAPYMTKTTGGTKFQLPIYLLAAANVVDGDLFEQGSLSATYYQVRPPNDIKVPRGVESKFDSEVELRRFLNDVVPEWLGQIDEAIGNGRFHTTLLSASGANCRYCDYRRACDVRHHRKREFVDEVHEDDAAYVPLRVRDDEDIEAVMSDD; encoded by the coding sequence ATGGTTGAGGACCGCTGGGTCGCTTCGCACGAACCTCTCCGTCTTCGTGCCGAGACGCTCGACGCGGTCGTTCGTGACTGGTACGAGGACCTCCAGGGCCCGGTTCAACCCCTCCCCGGGCAGTTGAACCGCCGGTTGGCGGAGTACGCGCTTGACAGAACGACAGCCGAAACAGATGGCGCACTCGCCGGCGAACCCGCTTCGGCCGCTCTCGCAGATTCGTTCAGTAGCCGTTTCTCACTCTTCGATGACGCCGGCGTCGGGACTGCTGACGCGCTCGTAGCGGAGTTCGAGGGCTCAGAACTTGATGGCCGTATCGCGAAAGCCACTGTCGACGCGTACCGACACTACCGGGATCTCCACGGCGACTATGTCGACGAGTGGGTCTGTACCCGGGGAGAAATGTTCGACGCCGTCGAGACGGCGGAGCAGTCACTATCGGCGTTCTCGCCGGAACTGGATGTCGTCATCCTTTCCGGATATCACGAGTTCCGTCCTGTCGAACGCCGCCTCATCGAACGCCTCGTCGACGAACTTCCGATGATCGCACTTCTGCCACTCCACCAGGATGGCCGGAGCGGAGTCGACGCCGTTGCGGAGGACGCCTTGGAGGTCTACGACGCACTTGACTTTGAGACAGTAGAACTCGAGCCCGTCGACGAGTCAGGGCGGGCCTTTGGAACGATCACCGAGTCGCTCTACCGCCCGGACCCGGACACTGTCCCTGCTCCAGACACTCTGCGATGGCGTGAACTCCCGACGCCCGAGCGCGAGATTCGCTTCGTCGCTCGCGAGCTCCGGACTGAGTTGGCCAATGGTCGCGATCCCGACGACCTGGCTGTCGTCGTCCCGGGGACCGAGGCCTATTCGGGGTACGTCGAGGACACGTTCGATACGTTCGACATCCCGCACGTCACGACCGCCGCCTCACAGCTGAACCGGACGTTCACCGGGAGCGTTGTACACGACCTCCTGAACCTCGCCGAACCCGACCCCCGTGCTGAGGACCTCACGTCCCTGTTAGCAAATCCATTGGTCGACGTCGTCGACACCGACCAAGCCAACGCCGTCACGGCAGCTGCTCGCCGGCGTGATACTGTTTCTGTGTCACCCCTGCTCGAGGACGTCGACGACGAAGCGGCGGCGCTGATCGAGGAGTTGCTGGCCACCTTGGAGCCGCTCCGAACGGAGGACATCGAGGGCGCAACCGAGACGCTCCGACGACTGTTGGACGACCGGTTCGACCTGGAGGGGGCGACGGAGGACTACGCCAGCGGCACCGAGCAAGCCGTCGAACAGCGAGCCTACGACCTCGTGGACGAGGTCCTCTCCTCGTTCGAGTCGCTGGCGGCAGTCAATAGCGACCTCTCTCCGTTGGCACTGTTCACCCGTGCGTTCGATGGCGTGCCGATTCGGGTTCCACAGCGCGCTGCTGGCGGCCACGTTGAGGTGATGGGGCTGCTCGACGCCCGGATGCGCTCGTTCGAGAAGGTGTTCCTCGTGGGCCTGACGAGCGAGCACTTCCCGGTAACGCCGGAACGCCCGGCCTTCTTCGAGGAGATGACCGACGCCCATCCGCGGTTCGACACTGGCGACGAGCGCCTCCGGGGGCGCTATCTCTTCGCGACGCTACTCGCGAACGTTGACGAACTCACGATCACCACACCAGAGACGGGCGATGACGAATCCGCTGTCGTCCGGTCGCCGGTCCTCGACGAACTCCAGCGCGTAACAGGCATCGAACCCGAAGACGGCGTCGATGACCGCGTGGGCTCCCGCGAAGACCTTCAGCGGCACGTCGCCGCAACAACGAACCGGCGTGCGGCAGTCAGCCGCGCCGGCGACCGAGGTGACCTCTCCCCCGAGCAGACCAAGCGCACGGATCGGGGACTCCACTGTGCGGACAACAGGGGAACGGCTGGCCTCTCCGAACACGACGGCGTGTTAGAACCCGAGACCGTCGCTGAGGTCTATCCTCCGTCGGAACGAGAACCCTACAGCGCGAGTCGGATCGAGCGATACGTCGAGTGTGGGTTCAAGTTCTACGCCGACGAAGTGCTCGGAATCGAGGATCCCGACGACGTCGAGGTCGTCCCTACGCCCCTCGAAACCGGATCGTACGTCCACGACGTCTTCGAACGGTTTTTCGCGGATCTACAGGACGAAACCGAAGATGGTGTCGACCTCACCGAGTTCGACCGGAACGACCTGGCGATACACCTTCGCGAGATTGCCGTCGAAGAACTCCGGGATGCTGACTTCGAGTACGAAGGCCTGTTCTACGAACGGTGGAAGGCGGAGCTGTTCGCTGGCCTGAGTGACGGCGAGAGTGCTCCGTACCAGGCCGGGAGCAAACCTCACGACGCACCGGAACAGGGATTGTTCGCTACCTTCCTCGACAACGAACTCTCGCGGGACGGCGCTGACCGCCCACACTTGTTCGAGGCCCCGTTCGGCGAGGGACTTCCCGACTCGGATGCTGGGCCGTTCACAGTTGAGCGTCCGGACGGCTCGACTGTCTCGATTCGGGGATACATCGACCGCGTCGACGTAAGCCGGGATGGCGAACAACCGACGCTCACGCTCTACGACTACAAGACTGGTCGAGCACCGTATATGACGAAGACGACCGGCGGCACGAAGTTCCAGCTCCCTATCTATCTGCTTGCTGCGGCCAACGTCGTCGACGGTGATCTATTCGAGCAGGGATCGCTTTCAGCGACGTACTATCAGGTTCGACCGCCCAACGACATCAAGGTTCCACGCGGTGTCGAGTCGAAGTTCGATTCCGAGGTCGAACTCCGTCGCTTCCTGAACGATGTCGTCCCGGAGTGGCTAGGCCAGATCGACGAGGCGATCGGCAACGGACGGTTCCACACGACGCTTCTGTCGGCCAGCGGAGCGAACTGCCGATACTGTGACTACCGTCGGGCCTGCGATGTCCGCCATCACCGCAAGCGGGAGTTCGTCGACGAGGTTCACGAGGACGACGCTGCGTACGTTCCGCTGCGTGTTCGCGACGACGAGGACATCGAGGCGGTGATGAGCGATGACTGA